The genomic segment TGAGATAAACGTGCACCTCTCCCTGTTTCAGTTGTAGTTCCACGCGCTCCACCTGCCAGGGAGCTTCAATGCCTAGGATGCGTCGGTACAGTTCGTGATCTTGCATACATACAGAGATGTTGCCACGGACCGGCGGGATCCACAGTCCATCTGCCCCAGCCAGGTGCGCTCGGAAGCCTGCGTCCATCCTGCTATACTGGGCCTTCCTCTTGGGGTCGTGCCCAGAGGAAGATCCAAGGCCGATACGCTGGCAATCTGGAGCAAGCGAGGATGATGGCGGAGTCGCAGCCGCAAATGGCGGGTGGCACGGTAGAGAGCCGTGACGAAAGGCACCCGTTTCCGATGCTGGGCGCGACCACGATTGTACTCCTGATTGCCGCATGCAAGCTGGTGGTGCATTTGTACTCGGGACACAGGTATGGGTACCTCGGTGACGAGTTGTACTACCTGGCCTGCAGCCGTCATCTCGCTTGGGGCTATGTCGATCAGCCGCCGCTGATCGCGATGATTGCCTGGGCGGTGCGGCATACGCTGGGTCAGTCGCTGCTCGCGATTCGATTTTTGCCGGCGCTCGCTGGGTCGGTGGAGGTTGTGCTAACCGCGCTGATTGCGCGCGAACTCGGTGGGGGGCGCTTCGCGCAGGTACTTGCGGCGATTACCACGCTCACTGCGCCCGGCATTCTCGGGTTGAACAGCATCTTCACGATGAATGCGTTCGAGCCACTGTTCTGGATGACCTGCGCGTATCTCGTGATTCGCATCATCAAAACGGGAAATGAGGGGCTGTGGATTTGGTTCGGCGTGGTCGCGGGCATCGGTCTCGAGAACAAGTACTCGATGATGATCTTCGGCGCTGGGATTGTCCTCGGACTACTGCTCACGAACCAACGGAAGCTGCTCGCGAATCGGTGGTTATGGATTGGTGGGGTGGTCGCGTTTGTGATTTTTGCGCCGAATCTCTGGTGGAATGTTCGGCACCACTTTCCATTTCTCGAATTGCAGGCCAACATTCGACGCAGCGGGCGGGACGTGCCGTTGGGCTTCTTCAGTTTCTTCGGCCAGGAAATTGGTGCGATGAACCCGTTGACCGCGCCCGTGTGGCTGGCAGGCCTGTGGTTTTTCTTGTTCGCGGAGCAAGGGAAGAGATTTCGCGCGCTGGGCTGGGCCTGGGTGTTTACGGCGGGCGTGATTGTTACGATGAGTCCGCGCGTGTATTACCTCTTTCCCGCCTTTCCGCTGGTGTTTGCCGCCGGCAGCGTCCTGTGGGAAATGTGGCTGGAGGCGCGGCCGCGAAGGTGGGTGCGAGTGGCCTACCCGGCACTGATGATCGCGGCGGGCGCGATTCTTGCGCCGCTTGCCACGCCGGTGCTGCCGGTCGAAACGTACATTCGCTACACGCGCGCGTTGCACCTCTCGTCGCCTGCAAGTGAGACGCACAAGCTGGGCCCCTTGCCGCAGCTTTATGCGAGCGAGTTTGGCTGGCCGGAAATGGTCGCGACGGTGGCGCGTGTTTACAACAGTTTGCCGCCGGATGTTCGAGCGAAGACGGCGATCTTTGCCCAGAACTATGGCCAAGCCGGCGCGATCGATCTCTTCGGGCCGAAATATGGATTGCCGTGGGCGATCAGCGGTCACCAAAGCTATTTCCTGTGGGGACCGCGCGATTACACGGGCGAAAGTATGATCGTCATGGATGATAGCCAAGAGCGCCTCGAGCAACTGTTTGCGAGCGTGCAGAAGGTCGCGAGCGTGTACCACCCATACTCGATGCCGTACGAGCATTCCGGCGTGTTCTATTGCCGAGGGCTCAAGCAGCCGTTGAAGGAATTGTGGCCGCAGCTGAAGCACTGGGACTGAAGAGCCCTCATCGGGAAGGCATCAAAGCGTTAAATCCTGGGAGTGCGGGGCAAAGCCCCAGTTCGCTTCCCACTAAAAAGCCGGAATTCCCCCAATTAATGAGGATTGCATAATAGAGTGACGGACTTCCCTAGGGCCGATCCCGCCAAGCGGGACCGGCCCTGAAAATTGCCGCCGGGACGGCGGCGCTACAAACGATCTTGTCACCATATTTTGTAATCCTCGGTAGGGACCGTTTGGGTAAAACCTCAACAGAAAATCGGTGACCCCGACTAAGCCAGCAGCTTGTTAACAACGTTGCCGGCCACATCCGTCAGGCGGAAGTCACGGCCCTGGAAGCGGTAGGTGAGTTTGGTGTGGTCGATGCCCATCAGGTGAAGAATCGTCGCGTGCAAGTCGTGGACATCGATAGGATCGGCGATGGGATTGTAACCCAGCTCATCGGTTTCGCCGAGGGTCGTGCCGCCTTTGAATCCGCCGCCCGCAACCCATATGGAAAAGGCGCGCGGATGGTGGTCGCGGCCCAGGAACTTGGAGTTGTTGCGGCCCTCATTCATCGGCGTGCGCCCAAATTCTCCGCCCCACACCACAACCGTGGAATCGAGCAATCCGCGCTGCTTCAGGTCTTTGATCAATGCCGTCGCGGCGCGGTCCGTCTCGCGGCAGAGCTGCGGCAGGCGGTTGATGATGTCATCGTGCGAAGAGGTCCCGTGGTTGTCCCAGCCGCGGTGATAGAGCTGGACAAACCGCACGCCGCGCTCGACGAGCCGCCGCGCCAGCAGGCAGTTGTTGGCGAATGACGCCTGCCCGGGTTTGGTGCCGTACATTTCCTGAATTTGCTGCGGCTCCTTGCTGATGTCCATCAGATCGGGGACACTCGATTGCATGCGATAGGCCATTTCGTAGGAGTGAATTCGCGTGACGATCTCCGGGTCGCCCATGCTTTTCAGGTGCAGTTCGTTCAGGTCCTTGATGGCGTCGAGCGACTGCCGCCGCACTTCAGGGCTGACGCCGTCGGGATTGGTCAGGAAAAGCACCGCGTCGCCCTGTGACCGGAACTGCACCCCCTGGTATACGGTGGGTAGAAAGCCGCTGCCCCAGCAGGCCTTGCCGCCGTCGGGCTCATTCTCGCCGGAGGTCAATACGACGAAGCCGGGAAGGTCTTGCGCTTCAGTGCCCAGGCCGTAGGTCATCCAGGCGCCCATGCTCGGCCGGCCGACTATCTGGAAACCGGTGTTCATAAAGATTTGCGCCGGGGCATGATTAAACTGTGTGGTATGGATTGATTTAACGATGGTGATGTCATCGGCGATCTCACCGAGGTAAGGAAAGAGCTCTGAGATTT from the Terriglobia bacterium genome contains:
- a CDS encoding glycosyltransferase family 39 protein, whose translation is MMAESQPQMAGGTVESRDERHPFPMLGATTIVLLIAACKLVVHLYSGHRYGYLGDELYYLACSRHLAWGYVDQPPLIAMIAWAVRHTLGQSLLAIRFLPALAGSVEVVLTALIARELGGGRFAQVLAAITTLTAPGILGLNSIFTMNAFEPLFWMTCAYLVIRIIKTGNEGLWIWFGVVAGIGLENKYSMMIFGAGIVLGLLLTNQRKLLANRWLWIGGVVAFVIFAPNLWWNVRHHFPFLELQANIRRSGRDVPLGFFSFFGQEIGAMNPLTAPVWLAGLWFFLFAEQGKRFRALGWAWVFTAGVIVTMSPRVYYLFPAFPLVFAAGSVLWEMWLEARPRRWVRVAYPALMIAAGAILAPLATPVLPVETYIRYTRALHLSSPASETHKLGPLPQLYASEFGWPEMVATVARVYNSLPPDVRAKTAIFAQNYGQAGAIDLFGPKYGLPWAISGHQSYFLWGPRDYTGESMIVMDDSQERLEQLFASVQKVASVYHPYSMPYEHSGVFYCRGLKQPLKELWPQLKHWD
- a CDS encoding DUF1501 domain-containing protein, with translation MKENHLNSFDDAIRAVTRRHFFRQAGFGIGAAALTGLLNSSLLAGGLDFSPGKAADPLAPRPPMFPAKAKSIIYLFMAGAPSQVDLLDYKPKLQELDGEHVPDSLMQGEKFAFIKGKPRLLGSPYEFKKWGKSGQEISELFPYLGEIADDITIVKSIHTTQFNHAPAQIFMNTGFQIVGRPSMGAWMTYGLGTEAQDLPGFVVLTSGENEPDGGKACWGSGFLPTVYQGVQFRSQGDAVLFLTNPDGVSPEVRRQSLDAIKDLNELHLKSMGDPEIVTRIHSYEMAYRMQSSVPDLMDISKEPQQIQEMYGTKPGQASFANNCLLARRLVERGVRFVQLYHRGWDNHGTSSHDDIINRLPQLCRETDRAATALIKDLKQRGLLDSTVVVWGGEFGRTPMNEGRNNSKFLGRDHHPRAFSIWVAGGGFKGGTTLGETDELGYNPIADPIDVHDLHATILHLMGIDHTKLTYRFQGRDFRLTDVAGNVVNKLLA